In Rhizobium indicum, the following proteins share a genomic window:
- a CDS encoding LLM class flavin-dependent oxidoreductase, giving the protein MAQKHVTFGIMLQGPGGHMNAWKHPSGPADASVNFDFFVKTARKAEAAGIAFAFVADGLYINEQSIPHFLNRFEPIAILSALAASTSKIGLVGTVSTSYSDPFTIARQFASIDLISGGRAGWNAVTSPLEGSGRNYSREHPEHELRYEIAEDYIDAIKGLWDSWDDDAFVRNRETGVFVDKTKMHRLNHKGRFFRVEGPLNIGRSKQGQPVVFQAGASDSGIRLAGKHADAVFTNGGPFEEAQAFYHQLKDSVIAHGRSAAEVGIYPGIGPIVGATQEEADAKYQAIRNLVTIEEALLYLGRFFDHHDFSVYPLDEPFPELGDIGRNNFRATTDRIKKTAREKGLTLRQVALDSATPRTAFIGTAGHIADEIIRWVDHGAADGFILGFPVIAEGFDDFSTYVLPILTERGYFDPALKGETLRDHLGLPFRESRYAAGAEQVERGKAVGA; this is encoded by the coding sequence ATGGCTCAGAAACACGTCACGTTCGGTATCATGCTGCAGGGTCCCGGCGGTCACATGAACGCCTGGAAGCATCCAAGCGGACCGGCCGATGCAAGCGTCAATTTCGACTTCTTCGTCAAGACAGCACGCAAGGCCGAGGCGGCGGGCATCGCTTTCGCCTTCGTCGCCGACGGGCTCTACATCAACGAGCAGTCGATCCCGCATTTCCTCAACCGCTTTGAGCCGATTGCCATTCTCTCGGCGCTCGCCGCCTCGACCTCGAAGATCGGCCTCGTCGGCACGGTCTCGACCTCTTACAGCGATCCCTTCACCATCGCCCGCCAGTTCGCCTCGATCGATCTCATCAGCGGCGGCCGGGCAGGGTGGAATGCGGTGACCTCGCCGCTCGAAGGCTCGGGGCGGAATTACAGCCGCGAACATCCCGAACACGAGCTGCGCTACGAGATTGCCGAGGACTATATCGATGCGATCAAGGGCCTGTGGGATTCCTGGGACGACGACGCCTTCGTCCGCAACCGTGAGACCGGCGTCTTTGTCGATAAGACGAAGATGCATCGCCTCAACCATAAGGGCCGCTTCTTCCGCGTCGAGGGGCCGCTCAACATCGGCCGTTCCAAGCAGGGCCAACCCGTCGTTTTCCAGGCGGGGGCCTCGGATTCCGGCATTCGGCTCGCCGGCAAGCATGCCGACGCGGTCTTTACCAATGGCGGCCCGTTCGAGGAGGCGCAGGCCTTCTACCACCAGCTCAAGGACAGCGTGATTGCCCATGGCCGCAGTGCCGCGGAAGTCGGTATTTATCCGGGTATCGGACCGATCGTCGGTGCGACGCAGGAAGAGGCGGACGCCAAGTATCAGGCGATCCGCAACCTCGTCACCATAGAAGAGGCGCTGCTCTATCTCGGCCGCTTCTTCGATCATCACGATTTCAGCGTCTATCCGCTCGACGAGCCGTTCCCCGAGCTCGGCGATATCGGCAGGAACAATTTCCGCGCCACCACCGACCGCATCAAGAAGACGGCGCGGGAGAAGGGCTTGACGCTCCGGCAAGTGGCGCTCGATTCGGCAACGCCACGCACGGCCTTCATCGGCACGGCCGGTCATATCGCTGACGAGATCATCCGCTGGGTGGATCATGGTGCTGCCGACGGCTTCATCCTCGGTTTCCCTGTCATCGCCGAGGGCTTCGACGATTTCTCCACATACGTTCTGCCGATACTCACGGAGCGCGGCTATTTCGATCCGGCCCTGAAGGGCGAGACGTTGCGCGACCATCTGGGTCTGCCCTTCCGCGAAAGCCGCTATGCGGCGGGCGCGGAGCAGGTCGAGCGCGGAAAGGCTGTCGGCGCCTGA
- the repB gene encoding plasmid partitioning protein RepB, which yields MSPKGRDILKSMVGAVEPTRPEVPSVQQPHRPSGAVKAMNLSLGRLGEEAAAAKALRESLASGDKVLEIDPAAVEMSFIRDRIPVDKDAEFERLKQSIQESGQQVPILVRPDPARAGHYQAAYGHRRLRAAAEIGVPVKAVVRKLTDEELILAQGQENGPRVDLSFIERALFARRMDEHGFSRDMIAKALATDKPETSRLLQVAQTIDPEIILAIGPAPKVGRPRWLAFAEKFRETGGQKKAQAAISAAGFGTLETNSRFDVIWKALEEKSAPQRAEQTLRTQGGAPLALVARSGKTFRITVKSAAFSEFLAQRLIGLAAEFEEEMRENEAVRPVVS from the coding sequence ATGAGCCCAAAAGGACGCGACATCCTGAAGAGCATGGTCGGTGCCGTCGAGCCAACACGGCCGGAGGTGCCGAGCGTGCAACAACCGCATCGGCCATCGGGAGCGGTCAAGGCGATGAACCTGTCGCTTGGACGGCTGGGAGAGGAAGCAGCCGCCGCCAAGGCGCTGCGCGAATCGCTGGCTTCCGGTGACAAGGTGCTGGAGATCGATCCGGCTGCCGTCGAAATGTCCTTCATCCGCGACCGTATCCCGGTCGACAAGGATGCCGAGTTCGAGCGATTGAAGCAGTCCATCCAGGAAAGCGGACAGCAGGTTCCGATCCTGGTGCGGCCGGACCCGGCAAGGGCCGGGCACTACCAAGCCGCCTATGGCCACAGACGCCTGCGGGCGGCCGCAGAGATCGGGGTTCCTGTTAAGGCCGTCGTGCGGAAGCTCACAGATGAAGAGTTGATCCTCGCGCAGGGTCAGGAGAACGGCCCCCGTGTCGACTTGAGCTTTATCGAGCGGGCCCTGTTTGCACGCCGCATGGATGAACATGGCTTCAGCCGCGACATGATTGCCAAGGCGCTGGCGACAGACAAGCCGGAAACGTCAAGGCTGCTGCAGGTGGCTCAGACGATTGATCCCGAGATCATTCTTGCCATCGGGCCGGCCCCCAAGGTCGGCCGCCCGCGCTGGTTGGCATTTGCGGAGAAATTCAGGGAGACGGGCGGGCAGAAAAAGGCGCAGGCCGCCATCAGTGCCGCTGGTTTCGGGACGTTGGAGACCAACAGCCGCTTCGATGTCATCTGGAAGGCACTGGAGGAGAAGAGCGCACCGCAGCGGGCCGAGCAGACGCTCCGGACCCAAGGGGGGGCGCCGCTTGCTTTGGTGGCCCGCTCCGGCAAAACCTTTCGCATCACCGTCAAATCGGCGGCGTTTTCGGAATTCCTGGCTCAGCGGTTGATAGGCCTCGCCGCCGAGTTCGAAGAGGAAATGAGGGAAAATGAGGCAGTTAGACCGGTTGTCAGCTGA
- a CDS encoding type II toxin-antitoxin system RelE/ParE family toxin, with protein MPYRVLFAEDAERDIEDLYRFIASRDGAETAERILTEIESACAELEEFPARGNIPKELAGIGISEYRELHHKPWRMIYRILGTDVVVYCVVDGRRDMQSFLERRLIRA; from the coding sequence ATGCCATATCGTGTTCTTTTCGCTGAGGACGCGGAACGCGACATTGAGGATCTGTATCGCTTCATCGCTAGCCGCGACGGCGCCGAGACGGCAGAGCGCATCCTCACGGAAATCGAGAGTGCCTGCGCCGAGCTTGAAGAATTCCCCGCCCGCGGAAATATTCCGAAGGAGTTGGCGGGTATCGGAATTTCTGAATATCGGGAACTGCACCATAAGCCGTGGCGCATGATCTATCGGATCCTGGGCACGGATGTCGTCGTCTACTGCGTGGTAGACGGACGTCGCGACATGCAGAGTTTTCTGGAGCGAAGGCTTATCCGCGCTTAG
- the repA gene encoding plasmid partitioning protein RepA produces the protein MPTKAAIVEKAKRASRVSIDETIAQDSTMLSSQLQVLFERLFSPDARKSLRRFSSTETAKLLGVTDSYVRHLAAQVESINPEKTAAGRRVFSLEEIHAMRHHLGRTKPSYLPMRRPGDHLQVIAVTNFKGGSGKTTTSIHLAQFLALRGYRVLAVDLDPQASMSAMLGYQPEFDVGENETLYGAIKYDETRRDVADIVRQTYFPGLDLIPGNLELHEFEHDTPKALADTNRDDKDMFFMRVGNALHSLEQSYDVVIIDCPPTLGFLTLSALCAATSVLITVHPQMLDVASMNQFLTMTSDLLAVVKQAGGNLDYDWMRYLITRYEANDGPQAQIVAFLRSLFGERVLTSMMVKSTAVSDAGLSKQTIYEAGRETMHRQTYDRGVESVDSVNAEVEQLIRSAWSRT, from the coding sequence ATGCCGACCAAGGCCGCGATTGTTGAGAAAGCCAAGAGAGCGAGTCGAGTATCGATCGACGAGACGATCGCGCAGGACTCGACGATGCTCAGCAGCCAATTGCAAGTGCTGTTCGAGCGGTTGTTTTCGCCCGATGCCCGCAAATCGCTACGGCGGTTCAGCAGCACCGAGACTGCCAAGCTGCTCGGCGTTACCGACAGCTATGTTCGTCACCTCGCCGCCCAGGTGGAAAGCATCAATCCGGAAAAGACGGCGGCCGGTCGACGGGTGTTCTCGCTTGAGGAAATTCATGCAATGCGCCACCATCTTGGGCGCACCAAACCCTCCTATCTGCCGATGCGCCGGCCGGGTGACCATCTCCAGGTGATTGCCGTCACCAATTTTAAAGGCGGCTCCGGCAAGACGACGACATCAATCCACCTGGCGCAGTTCCTGGCTCTTCGCGGCTACCGCGTGCTCGCCGTCGACCTCGATCCGCAGGCCTCGATGTCGGCGATGCTCGGATATCAGCCCGAATTCGACGTCGGCGAAAACGAGACGCTTTACGGTGCCATCAAATATGACGAAACGCGACGCGACGTAGCCGACATCGTCCGCCAGACTTATTTTCCGGGGCTCGATCTCATTCCCGGCAATCTCGAACTGCACGAGTTCGAACACGATACTCCAAAGGCACTCGCCGACACCAACCGCGACGACAAGGACATGTTCTTCATGCGGGTCGGCAATGCGCTGCATTCGCTGGAGCAGAGCTACGACGTCGTCATCATCGATTGCCCGCCGACCCTCGGCTTCCTGACACTGTCTGCTCTCTGCGCGGCAACGTCCGTCCTCATCACCGTCCATCCGCAGATGCTCGACGTCGCGTCGATGAACCAGTTCCTGACGATGACCTCCGACCTTCTGGCCGTGGTCAAGCAGGCAGGCGGCAATCTCGATTATGACTGGATGCGTTATCTGATCACCCGCTATGAGGCCAATGATGGACCGCAGGCGCAGATCGTCGCCTTCCTGCGCAGTCTGTTCGGCGAGCGCGTGCTGACCTCGATGATGGTCAAGTCGACAGCGGTCTCGGATGCGGGCCTGTCCAAGCAGACAATCTACGAGGCGGGACGCGAGACGATGCATCGCCAGACCTATGACCGCGGGGTGGAATCCGTCGACAGCGTCAATGCCGAGGTCGAGCAACTCATTCGCAGCGCATGGAGCAGGACATGA
- a CDS encoding type II toxin-antitoxin system Phd/YefM family antitoxin codes for MKLSEQVKPISYLKAHAPEIIRTLKDNPQPVVITLHGEAKAILQDVGQYEETQETLALLKVLALTNRQVEEGKLRPAAESFARIRKRLADSRS; via the coding sequence ATGAAGCTGTCAGAACAGGTCAAGCCGATCAGCTACCTCAAGGCGCATGCGCCGGAGATCATCCGGACGCTGAAGGATAACCCGCAGCCGGTCGTCATTACGCTTCACGGAGAGGCGAAAGCCATCCTTCAGGACGTCGGCCAATATGAAGAAACACAGGAGACACTGGCGCTCCTGAAGGTGCTGGCGCTCACCAACCGGCAAGTCGAGGAGGGCAAACTGCGCCCCGCTGCGGAATCCTTCGCACGCATCCGCAAACGTCTCGCGGACAGCCGATCCTGA
- a CDS encoding helix-turn-helix domain-containing protein → MEPDLEVIQIRPGESFATKAHGYPYHTVRWHFHPEYELHLVVATTGRYFVGDFIGEFEPGNLVLAGPNLPHNWISDVPKGSSIPLRCQLIQFSEGFISDTMKVLAELGPFEPVLEASRRGVLFGADTSRQVAPLMNEVQQAHGVRRIELFMMIIGLLSRAHDAQFLASPSYLPDPSGYMSAGINKALAYIRENLTKSFDEADLAAIAEQSTGAFSRAFRRHTGMSLVQYVKRLRINLACQILMSDEHASIIDICFEVGFNNLSNFNRQFLAEKGMTPSRFRRLLGDNINVAKAA, encoded by the coding sequence ATGGAACCTGACTTGGAAGTCATTCAGATCAGGCCGGGCGAATCTTTCGCGACGAAGGCGCACGGTTATCCATACCATACGGTTCGCTGGCATTTTCACCCGGAATACGAACTTCATCTCGTCGTGGCGACGACAGGACGGTATTTCGTCGGCGACTTCATCGGCGAATTCGAGCCTGGTAATCTCGTTCTTGCTGGTCCCAATCTTCCCCACAACTGGATCAGCGATGTCCCGAAGGGCTCAAGCATTCCGCTTCGATGCCAGCTCATCCAGTTCAGCGAGGGCTTCATCAGCGATACGATGAAGGTGCTGGCCGAACTCGGCCCCTTCGAACCTGTTCTCGAAGCCTCCCGCCGCGGTGTGCTCTTCGGCGCCGATACCAGCCGGCAGGTTGCTCCTTTGATGAATGAGGTGCAGCAGGCCCACGGTGTGCGCCGCATCGAGCTCTTCATGATGATCATCGGCCTGCTCAGTCGGGCGCACGATGCCCAGTTCCTTGCCAGTCCGAGCTATCTGCCCGATCCGTCGGGCTACATGTCGGCCGGCATCAACAAGGCGCTCGCCTATATCAGAGAGAACCTGACAAAATCCTTCGACGAAGCCGATCTCGCGGCGATCGCCGAACAGTCGACCGGCGCCTTTTCGCGCGCATTCCGCCGTCATACCGGCATGTCGCTGGTACAGTATGTGAAACGCCTGCGCATCAATCTCGCCTGCCAGATCCTGATGAGCGATGAGCACGCATCGATCATCGATATCTGCTTCGAGGTCGGCTTCAACAATCTGTCCAACTTCAACCGGCAGTTTCTCGCGGAAAAAGGCATGACGCCTTCCCGTTTCCGACGGTTGTTGGGTGACAATATCAACGTGGCAAAGGCGGCCTAG
- a CDS encoding LLM class flavin-dependent oxidoreductase has protein sequence MTYLLSLLDKSPIEQGLTAADALRATVKIAARAEELGYHRFWVAEHHNMSNLASSAPEALIAYLLARTSRIRIGSGGVMLQHYSAYKVAETFNLLASLAPGRVDLGVGKAPGGFPLSTRALQLAVDPARKPDFASQLSDLNIYLAADPNYDGAQATPFPPTAPERFLLGASLESAELAAEKGWELVFAGHLNGDPDNLRRTFEAYERASGGKRPILALAAFAAESEDYARERVGKLRIVKVFLPNGQTVNVGSEEQAAEFARQAGVTDYRIEEKVPSVLHGTAEQIRKELDELHRRYGVKEFVLDTPALSVAERLASIELLAKERLSLVA, from the coding sequence ATGACCTATCTCCTCAGCCTTCTCGACAAAAGCCCGATCGAACAGGGTCTCACCGCGGCGGACGCGCTGCGGGCGACGGTAAAGATTGCCGCCCGGGCCGAGGAACTCGGTTATCACCGTTTCTGGGTTGCCGAACATCATAACATGTCCAATCTGGCGAGCTCCGCGCCGGAGGCGCTGATAGCCTACCTTCTCGCCAGGACCTCGAGGATTCGCATCGGCTCCGGCGGCGTCATGCTGCAGCACTACAGCGCCTATAAGGTTGCCGAGACCTTCAATCTTCTGGCATCGCTTGCGCCCGGCCGCGTCGATCTCGGTGTCGGCAAGGCACCGGGTGGATTTCCGCTCTCGACGCGCGCCCTGCAGCTTGCCGTCGATCCGGCCAGGAAGCCGGATTTCGCGAGCCAGCTTTCCGATCTCAACATCTATCTCGCCGCCGACCCGAATTACGACGGCGCGCAAGCGACGCCTTTCCCGCCGACTGCTCCCGAACGTTTCCTGCTTGGCGCCAGCCTCGAAAGCGCCGAGCTCGCTGCCGAGAAGGGCTGGGAGCTCGTTTTCGCCGGTCATTTGAACGGCGATCCTGACAATCTGCGCAGAACCTTTGAGGCTTATGAGCGGGCATCCGGCGGCAAGCGCCCGATCCTGGCGCTCGCAGCCTTTGCCGCCGAAAGCGAGGACTATGCCCGCGAGCGCGTCGGCAAGTTGCGCATCGTCAAGGTGTTCCTGCCGAACGGCCAGACCGTCAATGTCGGCAGCGAGGAGCAGGCGGCCGAATTTGCCCGCCAGGCCGGCGTCACCGATTACCGCATCGAGGAAAAGGTGCCGAGCGTGCTGCATGGCACGGCGGAGCAGATCCGCAAGGAACTGGACGAACTTCACCGCCGCTACGGGGTCAAGGAGTTCGTGCTCGACACGCCGGCACTTTCGGTTGCCGAGCGCCTGGCTTCCATCGAGCTGCTCGCCAAAGAGCGGCTTTCCCTCGTCGCATGA
- a CDS encoding ROK family protein, whose translation MAKSSSDPRDEVNAPLAHGALNLPLVTIDDYNNELRDKDGFVGDNANKKTFQQKLDDWRKRIRKVGDDPIGKTATEKLSKKKIDAILKGDDLEAAALVMGAVEDFAQDFADVIGKFLKDKRWGKTERIVVGGGFRRSHFGELAIARTMVILKAAGVDVEVVPIVHHPDEAGLIGAVHLMPRWMFKGHEAILAVDIGGTNVRAGVVQFGKDDVPNFADASVWESAIWRHADDEPSRTATIEKLAAMLRDLIGKAEKANLKPAPIIGIACPGIIKADGSIERGGQNLPGGNWESDSFNLPAALMKAIPEIGDDSTFVMMHNDAVVQGLSQIPFMNDVSRWAVLTIGTGLGNAHFTNREATKAR comes from the coding sequence ATGGCCAAAAGCAGTTCCGATCCCCGTGATGAGGTCAATGCCCCGCTGGCACATGGCGCTCTAAACCTGCCATTGGTGACGATCGACGACTACAACAACGAACTGCGTGACAAGGATGGTTTCGTTGGCGACAACGCAAACAAAAAGACGTTCCAACAGAAGCTCGACGATTGGAGAAAACGCATCCGCAAGGTCGGAGACGACCCAATCGGCAAGACCGCGACGGAGAAACTCTCCAAGAAAAAAATCGATGCTATTTTGAAGGGCGATGATTTGGAGGCGGCGGCGTTGGTCATGGGGGCAGTCGAGGATTTTGCGCAAGACTTTGCCGATGTGATCGGAAAGTTTCTGAAGGACAAACGCTGGGGAAAGACAGAACGTATCGTCGTTGGCGGCGGCTTCCGTCGGAGCCACTTTGGCGAATTGGCGATCGCCAGGACCATGGTCATTCTCAAAGCGGCCGGCGTCGACGTCGAAGTCGTGCCGATCGTTCACCACCCCGATGAGGCCGGGCTGATCGGCGCGGTCCACCTGATGCCGCGCTGGATGTTCAAAGGTCACGAGGCGATCCTGGCCGTCGATATCGGCGGCACGAACGTTCGCGCCGGCGTCGTTCAATTCGGAAAGGACGATGTGCCGAATTTTGCGGATGCAAGCGTCTGGGAATCCGCCATCTGGCGTCATGCCGACGATGAGCCAAGCCGGACTGCGACCATCGAGAAGTTGGCCGCGATGTTGCGGGATCTGATCGGCAAGGCCGAGAAGGCCAATCTCAAGCCGGCACCCATCATCGGGATCGCATGCCCCGGCATCATCAAAGCCGATGGCTCCATCGAACGCGGCGGACAGAACCTGCCGGGCGGAAACTGGGAGAGCGACAGCTTCAACCTTCCCGCCGCACTGATGAAGGCCATTCCGGAGATCGGTGACGACAGCACATTCGTGATGATGCACAACGACGCCGTCGTGCAGGGATTGTCGCAGATCCCTTTTATGAACGACGTGTCGAGATGGGCAGTGCTGACCATCGGCACGGGGTTGGGCAATGCGCATTTTACGAATCGCGAGGCAACGAAGGCGCGATAG
- a CDS encoding M20 aminoacylase family protein, with translation MNIIAQNPRSNDPVEKGIAAYLDEIIALRHDLHQYPELAFQELRTSKLVASRLSSWGYEVATGIAGTGIVATLRRGEGKKRIGIRADMDALPIEEATGLAYASSNPGVMHACGHDGHTSILLAAARYLAESGNFSGTLRLIFQPAEEIGAGARKMISEGLFERFPVDAVFGLHNWPGVPTGQFGFVAGPAMASVDKAIIKIIGKGGHGAEPHRTVDPVLASASFITALQSVVSRNVDPQEMAVATVGSIHAGSASNVIPESVEMQLTMRAFSETVRQLLRERIPALARAQAESFGAEAEVNYRLGFPALVNHAAETAFARDVAHGALGPAAIEKDFRPRTASEDFAFMLQANPGSYLFVGNGDSAPLHSAHYNFNDAIIAPAARYWVRLAETFLTDDNG, from the coding sequence ATGAACATCATCGCTCAGAACCCGCGCAGCAACGATCCGGTCGAGAAGGGTATCGCTGCCTATCTCGACGAGATCATCGCGCTTCGCCACGATCTGCATCAATATCCGGAGCTTGCGTTCCAGGAGCTCAGGACCAGCAAGCTCGTGGCCTCCCGCCTTTCCTCCTGGGGCTATGAGGTGGCGACGGGCATCGCCGGAACCGGCATCGTCGCCACCCTCAGGCGCGGCGAGGGCAAAAAGCGGATCGGCATTCGCGCCGACATGGACGCGCTTCCGATCGAGGAGGCGACCGGCCTTGCCTATGCCAGCAGCAATCCCGGCGTCATGCATGCCTGCGGCCATGACGGGCATACCTCGATCCTCTTGGCCGCCGCCCGCTATCTTGCCGAAAGCGGCAATTTCAGCGGTACGTTGCGGCTGATTTTCCAGCCCGCCGAGGAGATCGGCGCCGGCGCCCGCAAGATGATCTCGGAAGGCCTGTTCGAGCGCTTTCCTGTCGATGCGGTGTTCGGGCTGCACAATTGGCCGGGTGTGCCGACAGGCCAATTCGGCTTCGTCGCCGGCCCGGCCATGGCTTCGGTCGACAAGGCGATCATCAAGATCATCGGCAAGGGCGGCCATGGCGCCGAACCGCACCGGACCGTCGATCCGGTACTGGCTTCGGCCTCCTTCATCACTGCGCTGCAGAGCGTCGTCTCGCGCAATGTCGATCCGCAGGAGATGGCGGTCGCGACCGTCGGCTCGATCCATGCCGGCTCCGCCTCGAACGTCATCCCTGAGAGCGTCGAGATGCAGCTGACCATGCGGGCCTTCAGCGAGACCGTTCGTCAGCTGTTGCGAGAGCGCATTCCGGCCCTTGCCCGTGCCCAGGCCGAAAGCTTCGGCGCCGAGGCGGAGGTGAATTACCGCCTCGGCTTTCCGGCGCTGGTCAACCATGCAGCCGAGACCGCCTTCGCCCGCGATGTCGCCCACGGCGCACTCGGCCCGGCGGCGATCGAGAAGGATTTCCGGCCGAGGACAGCGAGCGAGGATTTTGCCTTCATGCTGCAGGCAAATCCCGGCAGCTACCTCTTCGTCGGGAATGGCGACAGCGCGCCTCTTCACAGCGCCCACTACAATTTCAACGACGCGATCATCGCGCCGGCCGCCCGCTACTGGGTGCGGCTCGCCGAAACCTTCCTCACTGATGACAACGGGTGA
- the repC gene encoding plasmid replication protein RepC, giving the protein METGSVTTPFGRRSMTLGMLANQVMAGEIKPDQSVDKWKLFRALCEAKPLLGIGDRALAVLNALLSFYPKNELAQENGLIVFPSNIQLSLRTHGMAEQTVRRHLAALVEAGLLLRKDSPNGKRYVRRDRAGEVDEAFGFSLAPLLARAEEIEQLAAEVMAERLHVQRLRERITLCRRDIAKLIEAAVEEEISGDWQGLYREFRDLIEGLPRSPTTAQLELLLDELKALRADILNRLEIRVKSTEQRGNAVYIERHIQNSNPESISELEPSFETKQGAIAEQDNDRGAVTPEKGRGEEEQSRRPEVRNDGSGLKSFPLGLVLQACPEILAYGPDGVIRNWRDLMAAAVIVRSMLGVSPSAYENAANVMGPENAATVMACILERGGHINSAGGYLRGLTRRSEKGEFAIGPMLMALLRANAPAGRKVG; this is encoded by the coding sequence ATGGAAACCGGAAGTGTGACGACGCCCTTCGGGCGGCGGTCGATGACGCTTGGCATGCTCGCAAACCAGGTCATGGCCGGGGAGATCAAACCGGATCAGTCGGTCGATAAGTGGAAATTGTTTCGCGCGCTGTGCGAAGCAAAGCCGCTGCTTGGCATCGGCGATCGGGCGCTTGCCGTGCTCAACGCGCTTTTGAGCTTTTATCCGAAGAATGAGCTGGCCCAGGAAAACGGCTTGATCGTATTCCCGTCTAATATCCAGCTTTCGCTCAGAACGCATGGCATGGCCGAACAGACCGTCCGGCGCCATCTTGCCGCGCTCGTCGAGGCAGGTCTTCTGCTGCGCAAGGATAGCCCCAACGGCAAGCGTTACGTCCGCAGGGACAGGGCAGGGGAGGTCGACGAGGCGTTCGGCTTCTCGCTGGCGCCGCTGCTTGCCCGTGCCGAGGAGATCGAACAGCTCGCGGCCGAGGTGATGGCTGAGCGGCTGCATGTCCAGCGTCTGCGTGAACGCATCACCCTTTGCCGCCGTGACATTGCCAAACTGATCGAAGCGGCCGTCGAAGAAGAGATCTCTGGGGATTGGCAAGGCCTATACCGCGAATTCCGGGACCTGATCGAAGGCCTGCCGCGATCGCCGACGACAGCGCAGCTTGAACTGTTGCTGGATGAATTGAAGGCCCTGCGCGCAGATATTCTTAACCGGCTGGAAATTCGGGTTAAATCAACAGAACAGCGCGGCAATGCCGTTTATATCGAGCGTCACATACAGAATTCAAATCCCGAATCCATCTCTGAACTTGAACCAAGCTTCGAAACGAAGCAGGGCGCGATAGCTGAGCAAGACAATGACCGAGGGGCCGTGACGCCAGAGAAGGGGAGGGGTGAGGAAGAGCAAAGTCGACGGCCGGAGGTCCGCAATGATGGTAGCGGACTGAAATCCTTCCCGCTCGGATTGGTTCTGCAGGCCTGCCCGGAAATTCTTGCCTATGGGCCGGATGGCGTAATCCGCAACTGGCGCGATCTGATGGCCGCAGCCGTCATCGTTCGATCGATGCTGGGCGTCAGTCCGTCGGCCTATGAGAATGCGGCCAATGTGATGGGTCCGGAAAACGCCGCGACGGTGATGGCATGCATCCTGGAGCGTGGCGGCCACATCAATTCGGCCGGTGGCTATCTTCGTGGGCTGACGCGGCGAAGCGAAAAGGGCGAATTCGCGATCGGCCCGATGCTGATGGCACTTCTGCGGGCAAATGCGCCGGCCGGGCGGAAGGTTGGATAG
- the otsB gene encoding trehalose-phosphatase — protein MQSLENAVQDDDATQEMLSLVLEEPDHWAMFLDIDGTLLNLAPTPDAIEVPEALPGQLHRLSNKLGGALALVTGRSLAYADELFKPFAFPTAGLHGAEIRNAAGMQTIEATPEFQALKHALTAEAEHYPGVLIEDKGAAVAAHYRLAPEYEKVLEDRMHYYAELAGPNWALQLGKMVFELRPARSSKGDALERFFQSDPFKNRSPITIGDDLTDESMFAVANARGGVSVRVGAIGSPSCATSRLSSSALVRNVIAALAA, from the coding sequence TTGCAGAGTTTGGAGAATGCCGTGCAGGACGACGACGCTACTCAGGAAATGCTTTCACTGGTCTTGGAAGAGCCGGATCACTGGGCGATGTTTCTCGATATCGACGGGACGCTGCTCAATCTTGCGCCCACGCCGGATGCGATCGAGGTCCCAGAGGCGCTTCCCGGACAACTTCATCGCCTGTCGAACAAGCTCGGCGGTGCCCTGGCGCTGGTCACAGGACGATCACTTGCCTATGCAGACGAGCTGTTCAAGCCCTTTGCATTTCCGACAGCAGGCCTGCACGGCGCGGAAATCAGGAACGCCGCTGGAATGCAGACGATCGAGGCGACACCTGAATTTCAGGCGCTGAAGCATGCGCTAACCGCGGAAGCCGAGCACTATCCTGGAGTCTTGATCGAGGATAAAGGTGCGGCCGTTGCCGCCCATTACCGGCTCGCGCCCGAGTATGAAAAGGTGCTCGAAGACCGCATGCACTACTATGCGGAGCTCGCCGGGCCGAACTGGGCATTGCAGCTCGGCAAGATGGTATTCGAACTGCGTCCGGCACGGTCGAGCAAGGGCGATGCGCTGGAGCGGTTTTTCCAGTCCGACCCGTTCAAGAACCGCTCCCCGATTACCATCGGCGATGATCTGACCGACGAGTCGATGTTTGCGGTCGCCAATGCCCGCGGCGGCGTTTCCGTCCGTGTCGGTGCGATCGGCTCCCCGAGCTGCGCCACGAGCCGGCTGTCCTCCTCTGCGCTGGTTAGAAACGTCATTGCCGCCTTGGCCGCCTGA